The Janthinobacterium lividum genome has a window encoding:
- a CDS encoding flavin reductase family protein — translation MLLSLKSEEPEHGHIAPVPLEKAYRLLNHGPSILVSARHAGVDNVMAAAWACALDFAPPKLTVVLDKATRTRALVEGSGTFVIQVPTAAQLQLTHAVGTHSLDAQPDKLARAGVQLFHMEGVDVPFVAGCSAWLACRLIPEPHNQTAYDLFIGEVVGAWADTRVFRDGHWHFEEADPSWRSLHYIAGGRFYAIGEALDADT, via the coding sequence ATGCTCCTGTCCCTGAAAAGCGAGGAGCCTGAACATGGTCATATCGCTCCCGTGCCGCTGGAAAAGGCGTATCGGCTGCTCAATCATGGCCCCTCGATCCTCGTCTCGGCGCGCCATGCCGGCGTCGACAACGTGATGGCCGCCGCCTGGGCCTGCGCGCTCGACTTCGCGCCACCGAAACTGACCGTGGTGCTGGACAAGGCCACGCGCACGCGCGCGCTGGTCGAGGGCAGCGGCACGTTTGTCATCCAGGTGCCGACGGCGGCGCAATTGCAGCTGACGCACGCCGTGGGCACGCACAGCCTCGATGCGCAGCCTGATAAGCTGGCGCGCGCGGGCGTGCAGCTGTTTCACATGGAAGGTGTTGATGTGCCGTTCGTCGCGGGATGCTCCGCCTGGCTGGCTTGCCGTTTGATCCCCGAGCCGCACAACCAGACCGCATATGACCTGTTCATCGGCGAAGTGGTGGGCGCCTGGGCCGACACGCGCGTGTTCCGCGACGGGCACTGGCATTTCGAAGAGGCCGATCCATCCTGGCGCAGCCTGCACTACATCGCAGGCGGGCGTTTCTATGCGATAGGTGAAGCGCTCGACGCGGATACCTAA
- a CDS encoding NAD-dependent dehydratase: protein MKLILIGATGLVGREVLRLALMDARVSRVVAPARKAFPAHPKLEAPIVDFDHLPADAPWWQAHALICTLGTTMKVAGTRQVFSRVDHDYPLAAARLALAAGTRTYALNSAAGANAASRFFYNRVKGELERDLEALGFASLTHVRPGLIGGEREEARAGEGAALRILRVVGPVLPRRWRINPAARIASTLLEAALAGAPGVHVVTSENLL, encoded by the coding sequence ATGAAACTGATATTGATAGGCGCCACCGGCCTGGTGGGCCGCGAAGTGCTGCGCCTGGCGCTGATGGACGCGCGCGTCAGCAGGGTTGTGGCGCCGGCGCGCAAGGCTTTTCCGGCGCATCCGAAACTGGAAGCGCCCATCGTCGACTTCGATCACTTGCCGGCGGACGCGCCCTGGTGGCAGGCGCACGCCCTCATCTGCACCCTGGGCACGACCATGAAGGTGGCGGGCACGCGGCAAGTATTTTCGCGCGTGGACCATGACTATCCGCTGGCTGCGGCGCGCCTGGCGCTGGCGGCCGGCACGCGCACGTATGCGCTCAATTCGGCCGCCGGCGCGAACGCGGCATCGCGCTTCTTCTACAACCGCGTCAAGGGCGAGCTGGAACGCGACCTGGAAGCGCTGGGCTTTGCGTCGCTCACGCACGTGCGACCGGGCCTGATCGGCGGCGAACGCGAGGAGGCGCGGGCGGGCGAGGGCGCCGCCCTGCGCATCCTGCGCGTGGTGGGCCCCGTGTTGCCGCGCCGCTGGCGCATCAATCCCGCAGCACGCATCGCCAGCACTTTGCTGGAAGCGGCGCTGGCCGGCGCGCCCGGGGTGCATGTGGTGACGTCGGAAAACCTGCTGTGA
- a CDS encoding nuclear transport factor 2 family protein, with protein MNNTTYVQDYQAIVAVLNQYNAGGAQADSSIMRPAFSSQATIFGVDGEDKLTGGPIEGLFEIIDSAFRPSPQAKAAIVRVDIVGTAASARVDTDDISGFRFTDFFNLLKVQGEWTIVSKIYHTHAGA; from the coding sequence ATGAACAACACCACTTATGTGCAGGATTACCAGGCGATTGTCGCCGTGCTGAATCAATACAATGCGGGCGGCGCGCAGGCCGACAGCAGCATCATGCGCCCGGCGTTCAGCAGCCAGGCCACCATTTTCGGCGTCGATGGTGAAGATAAGCTGACGGGCGGGCCCATCGAAGGCCTGTTCGAGATCATCGACAGCGCCTTCCGGCCATCGCCGCAGGCAAAGGCTGCCATCGTGCGCGTCGATATCGTGGGCACGGCGGCCAGCGCGCGCGTCGACACGGACGATATCTCGGGTTTCCGCTTTACCGACTTTTTCAATTTGCTCAAGGTGCAAGGCGAGTGGACCATCGTCAGCAAGATCTATCACACGCACGCAGGCGCCTGA
- a CDS encoding alkene reductase, producing MSEQHKSDLFSPVDLGALALANRIVMAPLTRSRMGDDGVPHALHAEYYAQRASAGLIISEATNISPQGRGYAMTPGIWSDEQVAGWKLVTDAVHAAGGKIVCQLWHVGRFSHASLQPDGAAPVAPSAIRAEGSTYTASGMQPVSMPRALETQEMPGIVAQYAHAAECALRAGFDGVEVHSANSYLLDQFLRDSTNRRTDAYGGSIENRARLTLEVTQAVVNVWGASRVGIRLSPVTPDAGNTPVDSGVMATYGYLIEQLNRHGLAYLHFVEGATATSRDVPAGVDLDALRALFNGPYIGNNHYDLPLALARRAEGKVDAVAFGRPFIANPDLVARLRHGVALAEAPREAYYGGGASGYTDWPASPY from the coding sequence ATGAGCGAACAGCATAAAAGCGATTTATTTTCCCCAGTCGATCTGGGCGCGCTGGCCTTGGCCAACCGCATTGTCATGGCGCCGCTCACGCGCAGCCGCATGGGCGACGATGGCGTGCCGCATGCCTTGCACGCCGAGTATTACGCCCAGCGCGCCAGCGCCGGCCTGATCATCAGCGAAGCGACGAATATTTCGCCCCAGGGACGCGGCTACGCAATGACGCCCGGCATCTGGTCGGACGAGCAGGTGGCGGGCTGGAAGCTGGTCACCGATGCCGTGCATGCGGCCGGCGGCAAGATCGTCTGCCAGCTGTGGCATGTGGGACGGTTTTCGCATGCCAGCCTGCAGCCCGATGGCGCCGCGCCAGTCGCGCCTTCCGCCATCCGGGCCGAGGGCAGCACCTACACCGCCAGCGGCATGCAGCCCGTGTCCATGCCACGCGCGCTGGAAACGCAGGAAATGCCCGGCATCGTCGCACAGTATGCGCATGCGGCCGAATGCGCGCTGCGCGCCGGCTTCGATGGCGTCGAGGTGCATTCGGCCAATAGCTACCTGCTCGACCAGTTCCTGCGCGATTCGACCAACCGACGCACGGATGCATATGGCGGCAGCATCGAAAACCGCGCGCGGCTGACCCTGGAAGTGACGCAAGCCGTGGTGAACGTCTGGGGCGCGTCGCGGGTCGGCATCCGCCTGTCTCCCGTCACGCCCGACGCGGGCAACACGCCCGTCGACAGCGGCGTGATGGCCACCTATGGCTACCTGATCGAACAGTTGAATCGCCATGGACTTGCCTACCTTCACTTCGTCGAGGGCGCCACGGCCACCTCGCGCGATGTGCCGGCAGGCGTCGACCTCGATGCGCTGCGTGCTTTGTTCAACGGCCCGTACATCGGCAACAACCATTACGACTTGCCACTGGCGCTGGCGCGCCGCGCAGAGGGCAAGGTCGATGCGGTGGCCTTCGGGCGTCCCTTCATCGCCAACCCGGACCTCGTGGCGCGACTGCGACATGGCGTGGCGCTGGCCGAGGCGCCGCGCGAGGCGTATTACGGCGGTGGCGCCAGCGGCTACACCGACTGGCCCGCAAGCCCGTACTGA
- a CDS encoding TetR/AcrR family transcriptional regulator — protein sequence MSKKSSADMRQHLIDIAKALMAEKGYTAVGLAELVAAAGVPKGSFYYYFKSKEEFGQTLLDDYFSTYLQTVDALLAGPGNARERLLAYFDYWSATQASSAPEGKCLVVKLGAEVCDLSVDMGAVLQRGTGAILERLTLCVEAGHRDGSVAATTPARVLAESLYQLWLGASLMVKVAKSGGPFDAAMSTTQRLLS from the coding sequence ATGAGCAAAAAATCCTCCGCTGACATGCGCCAGCACCTGATCGACATCGCCAAGGCACTGATGGCCGAGAAAGGCTATACGGCCGTGGGACTGGCGGAACTGGTGGCGGCGGCCGGCGTGCCGAAAGGTTCCTTTTACTATTATTTCAAGTCGAAGGAAGAGTTTGGGCAAACCTTGCTCGATGATTATTTCAGCACCTATCTGCAGACGGTCGATGCGTTGCTGGCGGGGCCTGGCAATGCCCGCGAGCGCCTGCTGGCCTATTTTGACTACTGGAGCGCGACCCAGGCAAGCAGCGCGCCGGAAGGCAAATGCCTGGTGGTCAAACTGGGCGCCGAAGTGTGCGACTTGTCCGTGGACATGGGCGCCGTGCTGCAGCGAGGCACGGGCGCCATCCTGGAACGCCTGACGCTGTGCGTGGAAGCGGGCCATCGCGACGGTTCCGTGGCGGCGACGACGCCGGCGCGCGTGCTGGCCGAATCCCTTTACCAGTTGTGGCTGGGCGCTTCCCTGATGGTCAAGGTCGCCAAGAGCGGCGGGCCGTTCGACGCTGCCATGTCGACCACACAACGGCTGCTGTCGTAG
- a CDS encoding arsenic transporter: MLTAFFIFLATLTLVIWQPRGLGIGWSAVIGAGVALLAGVIHWGDIPVVWHIVWNATGTFVAVIIISLLLDAAGFFEWAALHVARWGGGSGRKLFVLLVLLGALVSAVFANDGAALILTPIVIAMLRALKFSARATLAYVMAAGFIADTASLPLVVSNLVNIVSADFFKIGFAEYASVMVPVNVVAVAATLGVLLLFFRQDIPCDYDASQLKRPDAAIRDLATFRAGWLVLALLLVGFFSQEALGVPISLIAAVGAALLLGVAGKGHVISTRHVLRHAPWHIVVFSLGMYLVVYGLRNAGLTAYLTGMLNHFAQYGVWGAAMGTGVLTALLSSVMNNLPTVLVGALAIDPTTAQWAVREAMIYANVIGSDLGPKITPIGSLATLLWLHVLDSKNIHISWGYYFRVGIVLTVPVLLLTLAALALRLG, translated from the coding sequence ATGCTGACCGCTTTCTTCATTTTCCTGGCCACCCTGACCCTCGTCATCTGGCAGCCACGCGGCCTGGGCATCGGCTGGAGCGCCGTCATCGGCGCTGGTGTCGCCTTGCTGGCCGGCGTGATCCACTGGGGCGACATCCCCGTCGTCTGGCATATCGTGTGGAACGCCACCGGCACCTTCGTCGCCGTGATCATCATCAGCCTGTTGCTGGACGCGGCCGGCTTCTTCGAATGGGCCGCGCTGCACGTGGCGCGGTGGGGCGGGGGCAGCGGTAGAAAACTGTTCGTGCTGCTGGTCTTGCTGGGCGCGCTGGTTTCCGCCGTGTTCGCCAATGACGGCGCCGCGCTGATCCTGACGCCCATCGTCATCGCCATGCTGCGGGCGCTGAAGTTTTCCGCCAGGGCCACCCTGGCCTACGTGATGGCGGCGGGCTTCATCGCCGACACGGCCAGCCTGCCGCTGGTGGTGTCGAACCTGGTGAATATCGTCTCTGCCGATTTCTTCAAGATCGGCTTTGCCGAGTACGCGTCCGTGATGGTGCCCGTCAACGTCGTCGCCGTGGCCGCCACCCTGGGTGTGCTGCTGCTCTTTTTCCGCCAGGATATCCCGTGCGACTACGATGCCTCGCAGCTGAAGCGCCCGGACGCCGCCATCCGCGACTTGGCTACCTTCCGCGCCGGCTGGCTGGTGCTGGCGCTGCTGTTGGTGGGATTTTTCTCGCAAGAAGCCCTGGGTGTGCCCATCAGTCTGATCGCCGCCGTGGGCGCCGCGTTGCTGTTGGGCGTGGCGGGCAAGGGCCACGTGATTTCCACGCGCCACGTGCTGCGCCATGCGCCGTGGCATATCGTCGTCTTTTCACTGGGCATGTATTTGGTCGTGTATGGCTTGCGCAATGCGGGCTTGACGGCTTACCTGACGGGCATGCTGAATCACTTTGCGCAGTATGGCGTGTGGGGCGCGGCCATGGGCACGGGCGTGCTGACGGCCTTGCTGTCGTCCGTGATGAACAACCTGCCGACGGTGCTGGTGGGCGCGCTGGCCATCGACCCGACGACGGCGCAGTGGGCCGTGCGCGAAGCGATGATCTATGCGAACGTCATCGGCAGCGACCTGGGGCCGAAGATCACGCCCATCGGCAGCCTGGCCACCTTGCTGTGGCTGCACGTGCTCGACAGCAAGAATATCCACATTTCCTGGGGCTACTATTTCCGCGTCGGCATCGTGCTGACCGTGCCCGTGCTGCTGCTGACCCTGGCGGCGCTGGCGCTGCGCCTGGGGTGA
- a CDS encoding DUF6150 family protein, with the protein MTTVYQTATMGEARVRVALVDRGSADLLVHRVGSPGLAHGDALWCLTRTRQGAALLAYFTSQGMAQLKICFVDSHGEAGWTKPHPLRGQL; encoded by the coding sequence GTGACAACCGTATATCAGACAGCAACGATGGGCGAGGCGCGCGTGCGCGTAGCCCTGGTGGACCGCGGCAGCGCCGACCTGCTCGTGCACCGCGTGGGCAGCCCGGGCCTCGCGCATGGCGACGCCCTGTGGTGCCTCACGCGCACGCGTCAGGGCGCCGCGCTGCTCGCGTATTTCACCTCGCAAGGCATGGCACAGCTGAAAATCTGCTTTGTCGACAGCCACGGCGAAGCGGGCTGGACAAAGCCGCATCCGCTGCGCGGCCAGCTCTAG
- a CDS encoding type VI secretion system tube protein Hcp, which produces MDLILLEPGDPELVFGKAPGAANNGIDAVWRDGSSLRDVEQCIELVSLHQGMKQQVTTDVSNSARTSGRPVISEFTCTKYVDQISVKLYELCLGARSQGAGQGQPTRLYIVRNSGDKTNNIITIALRDALISEIQLQTHPDDMPTEQFKLSFTEILWTYSAQQADGKSATQNTTGWSLARNRPIGAFTG; this is translated from the coding sequence ATGGATTTGATCCTGCTGGAACCAGGCGACCCGGAACTCGTATTCGGCAAGGCGCCGGGCGCTGCAAACAACGGCATCGACGCCGTCTGGCGCGATGGCAGCTCGCTCCGGGATGTGGAGCAGTGCATCGAACTGGTTTCGCTGCATCAGGGCATGAAGCAGCAGGTGACGACGGACGTCAGCAACTCGGCGCGCACGTCGGGACGACCCGTCATCAGCGAATTCACCTGCACCAAATATGTCGACCAAATCTCGGTCAAGTTGTACGAACTGTGCCTGGGGGCCAGGTCGCAGGGCGCAGGACAAGGCCAGCCAACGAGACTGTACATCGTCCGCAATTCCGGCGACAAGACGAACAACATCATCACCATCGCCCTGCGCGACGCCCTGATCAGCGAAATCCAGCTGCAAACCCATCCCGACGACATGCCGACCGAACAGTTCAAGCTGAGCTTTACGGAAATCCTCTGGACCTACAGCGCGCAGCAGGCGGACGGCAAGTCCGCTACCCAAAACACGACGGGCTGGAGCCTGGCGCGCAACCGGCCGATCGGGGCTTTTACAGGATAA
- a CDS encoding efflux transporter outer membrane subunit, whose protein sequence is MRLIFITPLAALALSACSLTPPLVKPAAPIPASYEATPSVAAGSAADLGWRQMLLDARLQRLVDIALENNRDLRVASLNVEAVRAQYQIQDAGRYPSIGANAGGVRQRGADATVQNTFTAGIAMSAFEIDLFGRLRSLSDAAFARYLATQQGQRAARMTLIGAVADAYLEQRLAEEQLALARQTLADWRHALVLTQRLHGAQQGSGLDVAQAQGQAATAEADVQARERASALARNNLELLLGAPLPADLPAGRPLDGQPVLTQLPPGLPSDLLARRPDILQAEYALVAANAEIGAARAAFFPRLSLTASLGLASPELSDLFRGSARSWSFAPQVTQPLFQGGQLRAELQLSRLRKDVAVLQYEQAIQTAFREVRDGLAGGATYAQQIDAQQRVVVAAQQRQRLSQLRYDAGQDSRLELLDAQRQSYAAQQTLLDVRRDQFKSAVALYKALGEGWWSSDYRRLARGASASDHNPCSGRRA, encoded by the coding sequence ATGCGTTTGATTTTTATCACGCCGCTGGCCGCACTGGCCTTGTCGGCCTGTTCCTTGACGCCGCCACTGGTCAAGCCGGCGGCGCCGATTCCCGCCAGTTACGAGGCGACGCCGTCAGTGGCCGCCGGCAGCGCCGCCGACCTGGGCTGGCGCCAGATGCTGCTCGATGCGAGGCTGCAGCGTCTGGTCGACATCGCACTGGAAAACAACCGCGACTTGCGCGTGGCGTCCCTCAACGTGGAAGCCGTGCGGGCCCAGTACCAGATCCAGGATGCGGGCCGCTATCCGTCCATCGGCGCGAATGCGGGCGGCGTGCGCCAGCGCGGCGCCGATGCGACTGTTCAAAACACGTTCACGGCCGGCATCGCCATGAGCGCGTTCGAGATCGACCTGTTCGGCCGTCTGCGTTCCCTGTCCGATGCCGCGTTTGCCCGCTACCTGGCTACGCAGCAGGGCCAGCGCGCCGCGCGCATGACACTGATCGGCGCTGTCGCCGATGCGTATCTGGAACAGCGGCTGGCTGAGGAACAGCTGGCGCTGGCCCGGCAAACCCTGGCCGACTGGCGCCATGCCCTGGTTTTGACACAGCGCCTGCACGGCGCGCAGCAGGGCAGTGGTCTGGACGTGGCGCAAGCGCAAGGGCAGGCGGCCACGGCGGAAGCGGATGTGCAGGCGCGGGAGCGGGCCAGCGCCTTGGCGCGCAACAACCTGGAATTGCTGCTGGGCGCGCCGCTGCCCGCCGACCTGCCGGCTGGCCGGCCGCTCGATGGCCAGCCCGTGCTGACGCAGTTGCCGCCTGGTTTGCCGTCGGACCTGCTGGCGCGCCGTCCCGACATCCTGCAAGCGGAATATGCATTGGTGGCGGCGAATGCGGAAATCGGCGCCGCCCGCGCCGCCTTCTTCCCGCGCCTGTCGCTGACGGCGTCGCTGGGCCTGGCCAGCCCGGAGCTCAGCGACCTGTTCCGCGGCAGCGCGCGCAGCTGGTCGTTCGCGCCGCAAGTGACGCAACCGCTGTTCCAGGGCGGCCAGTTGCGCGCGGAACTGCAACTGTCGCGCCTGCGCAAGGACGTGGCCGTGCTGCAATATGAGCAAGCGATTCAGACGGCTTTCCGCGAAGTGCGCGACGGCCTGGCGGGCGGCGCCACGTATGCGCAGCAGATTGATGCACAGCAGCGCGTGGTGGTGGCGGCGCAGCAGCGCCAGCGCCTGTCGCAGCTGCGCTACGATGCAGGCCAGGACAGTCGCCTGGAATTGCTCGACGCGCAGCGCCAGTCGTATGCGGCCCAGCAAACCTTGCTCGACGTGCGGCGCGACCAGTTCAAGTCGGCCGTGGCCCTGTACAAGGCGCTGGGGGAGGGCTGGTGGAGTAGCGATTACCGGCGCCTGGCCCGCGGCGCCAGTGCCAGCGACCACAATCCCTGCTCCGGGCGCAGGGCATAG
- a CDS encoding efflux RND transporter permease subunit encodes MPQFFINRPVFAWVVAVFIVLFGLIAIPQLPIARFPSVAPPSVSISANYPGATPQTMNDSVVGLIERELSGVKHLLYFESSTDTSGSASITVTFQPGTNPEMAQVDVQNRLKAIEPRLPQAVRQNGLTVESASSGFLMIVSLISDNGQHDEVALGDYLARNVTEELRRIPGVGKVQLFGSERAMRIWVDPAKLVSYNIAMGELTAAIAQQNAQIAPGRLGDSPAVHGQRVTIPLTVQGQLQTPAEFAAIVLRANADGSKVTIGDVAKVALGAQSFNFSIRENGQAASGAAIMLSPGANAVQTASAVRARMAELAHTMPAGIKYSVPFDTAPFVKISIEKVIVTLLEAMVLVFLVMYLFLQKIRYTLIPAIVAPIALMGTFTVMLLAGYSINVLTMFGMVLAIGIIVDDAIVVVEAVERLMATEGLSPKEATSKAMREITGAVVGITLVLTAVFIPMALASGSVGAIYRQFTLAMAVSILFSAFLALTLTPALCATMLKPIGPHDHDKKGFFLWFDRQFERMTARYEKGVVAMLKRAGRSMVLYGAIVAALGVAFMQLPSAFLPEEDQGYFITSIQLPSDATMERTLDVVKLYEQHVATRPGIEVNQSILGFSFSGAGPNAGLAFTMLKDWKLRNGATAQEEVALAQAAMSQAKEGVIMSLMPPAIDELGNSSGFSMRLQDRANQGIAALQAAQNQLLGLAAQSSKVAGAYPDGLPPGASVRLDIDRTKAEALGVSFTAIADMLTAAMGSTYVNDFPNAGRMQQVIIQADAPSRMQLKDVLALRIRNNAGGMVALGELVRPVWSESPLQLVRYQGYPAARISGSAAPGVSSGDAMLEMERLVKQLPPGFALAWTGQSLQEKESASQAPMLMALSMLVVFLVLAALYESWSIPVSVMLVVPLGLLGAVLAVMVRGMPNDVFFKVGMITIIGLSAKNAILIVEYARQLQAQGKGLVEATVEAARLRLRPILMTSLAFALGVVPLMLATGASAETQHAIGTGVFGGMITATVLAVFFVPVFFVVVLGAVDKAGSYFKKRNNHTAVKAVEGEL; translated from the coding sequence ATGCCTCAATTTTTCATCAACCGCCCCGTCTTTGCGTGGGTGGTGGCGGTCTTCATCGTCCTGTTCGGACTGATCGCCATACCGCAATTGCCGATTGCGCGTTTTCCTTCCGTGGCGCCGCCCAGCGTCAGCATCAGCGCCAACTACCCTGGCGCTACGCCGCAAACCATGAACGATTCCGTGGTGGGCCTGATCGAACGCGAACTGTCGGGCGTCAAGCACTTGCTGTATTTCGAGTCGTCCACCGATACCTCGGGTTCGGCCTCGATCACCGTCACCTTCCAGCCGGGAACGAATCCGGAAATGGCGCAGGTGGACGTGCAAAACCGCCTGAAAGCCATCGAGCCGCGCCTGCCGCAAGCCGTGCGGCAAAATGGCTTGACGGTGGAGTCGGCGTCGTCCGGCTTCCTGATGATCGTCAGCCTGATTTCCGACAATGGCCAGCACGATGAAGTGGCGCTGGGCGACTACCTGGCGCGCAACGTGACGGAAGAACTGCGCCGCATTCCCGGCGTGGGCAAGGTGCAGCTGTTCGGCTCCGAGCGGGCCATGCGCATCTGGGTCGATCCGGCCAAGCTGGTGTCGTACAACATCGCCATGGGAGAGCTGACGGCCGCCATCGCGCAGCAAAATGCGCAAATCGCCCCGGGCCGCCTGGGCGATTCGCCCGCCGTGCACGGCCAGCGCGTCACCATCCCGCTGACGGTGCAGGGCCAACTGCAAACGCCGGCCGAATTTGCCGCCATCGTGCTGCGCGCGAATGCGGATGGCTCGAAAGTGACCATCGGCGACGTGGCGAAAGTGGCGCTGGGCGCGCAAAGCTTCAATTTCAGCATCCGCGAAAACGGGCAAGCCGCGTCTGGCGCCGCCATCATGCTGTCGCCGGGCGCCAACGCCGTGCAGACGGCCAGCGCCGTGCGCGCGCGCATGGCCGAACTGGCGCACACCATGCCGGCCGGGATCAAGTATTCGGTACCGTTCGACACGGCGCCGTTCGTGAAAATCTCGATCGAAAAGGTCATCGTCACCCTGCTCGAAGCGATGGTGCTGGTCTTCCTCGTCATGTACCTGTTCCTGCAAAAGATACGCTACACCCTGATTCCCGCCATCGTCGCACCGATTGCCCTGATGGGCACCTTCACGGTCATGCTGCTGGCCGGCTATTCCATCAACGTGCTGACCATGTTCGGCATGGTGCTGGCCATCGGCATCATCGTCGATGATGCCATCGTGGTGGTGGAAGCGGTGGAGCGCCTGATGGCCACCGAAGGCTTGTCGCCGAAGGAAGCGACGTCGAAAGCGATGCGCGAAATCACCGGGGCGGTAGTGGGCATCACGCTGGTCCTGACGGCCGTGTTCATCCCGATGGCCTTGGCCAGCGGTTCCGTGGGCGCCATCTACCGCCAGTTCACCCTGGCCATGGCCGTGTCGATTTTGTTCTCGGCCTTTTTGGCCCTCACCCTGACGCCGGCCCTGTGCGCCACCATGTTGAAGCCCATCGGTCCGCACGACCACGACAAGAAAGGCTTCTTCCTATGGTTCGACCGCCAGTTCGAGCGCATGACGGCCCGCTATGAAAAGGGCGTGGTGGCGATGCTGAAACGCGCCGGCCGTTCGATGGTGCTGTATGGCGCCATCGTCGCGGCGCTGGGCGTGGCCTTCATGCAGCTGCCGTCGGCCTTCTTGCCCGAGGAAGACCAGGGCTACTTCATCACCTCGATCCAGCTGCCGTCCGACGCCACCATGGAGCGCACGCTCGATGTCGTCAAGTTGTACGAGCAGCACGTGGCCACGCGGCCCGGCATCGAAGTGAATCAATCGATCCTCGGCTTCAGCTTTTCCGGCGCTGGGCCGAATGCGGGCCTGGCGTTCACCATGCTGAAGGACTGGAAGCTGCGCAACGGCGCCACGGCGCAGGAAGAAGTGGCGCTGGCGCAGGCCGCCATGTCGCAGGCGAAGGAGGGCGTGATCATGAGCCTGATGCCGCCCGCCATCGATGAACTAGGCAATTCGTCCGGCTTTTCCATGCGCCTGCAAGACCGCGCCAACCAGGGCATCGCAGCGTTGCAGGCGGCGCAGAACCAGTTGCTGGGCCTGGCTGCGCAAAGCAGCAAGGTGGCGGGCGCGTATCCGGACGGCTTGCCGCCCGGCGCCAGCGTGCGCCTCGATATCGACCGCACCAAGGCCGAAGCGCTGGGCGTGTCATTTACAGCCATTGCCGACATGCTGACGGCGGCCATGGGGTCGACCTACGTCAACGATTTTCCGAATGCGGGCCGCATGCAACAGGTGATCATCCAGGCCGATGCGCCGTCGCGCATGCAGCTCAAAGACGTGCTGGCCTTGCGCATCCGCAATAACGCAGGCGGCATGGTGGCCTTGGGCGAGCTGGTGCGCCCCGTGTGGAGCGAATCGCCGCTGCAACTGGTGCGCTACCAGGGTTATCCTGCGGCCCGCATTTCCGGCAGCGCGGCACCGGGCGTGTCGAGCGGCGACGCCATGCTGGAAATGGAACGGCTGGTGAAACAGCTGCCACCGGGCTTTGCGCTGGCGTGGACGGGGCAGTCGCTGCAAGAGAAGGAATCGGCGTCGCAAGCGCCCATGCTGATGGCGCTGTCGATGCTGGTGGTGTTCCTCGTGCTGGCGGCCCTGTATGAAAGCTGGTCGATTCCCGTCTCCGTCATGCTGGTGGTGCCGCTGGGTTTGCTGGGCGCCGTGCTGGCCGTGATGGTGCGCGGCATGCCGAACGATGTGTTCTTCAAGGTGGGCATGATCACGATTATTGGCCTGTCGGCGAAGAATGCCATTTTGATCGTCGAATATGCGCGCCAGCTGCAGGCGCAAGGCAAGGGACTGGTCGAGGCGACCGTGGAAGCGGCCCGCTTGCGTTTGCGCCCGATTCTGATGACGTCATTGGCCTTTGCGCTGGGTGTGGTGCCGCTGATGCTGGCCACGGGCGCCAGCGCCGAGACCCAGCATGCGATCGGCACGGGCGTATTCGGCGGCATGATCACCGCCACCGTGCTGGCCGTGTTTTTCGTGCCCGTGTTCTTTGTCGTGGTGCTGGGCGCCGTCGACAAGGCGGGCAGCTATTTCAAGAAACGCAATAATCACACTGCGGTTAAAGCGGTGGAAGGAGAGTTGTAA